One window of the Camelina sativa cultivar DH55 chromosome 1, Cs, whole genome shotgun sequence genome contains the following:
- the LOC104778257 gene encoding casein kinase 1-like protein HD16 isoform X2, with protein MFRGTVRYASAHAHLGRTASRRDDLESLAYTLIFLHRGRLPWQGYQGDNKSFLVCKKKMATSPDMLCCFCPPPFKQFLEIVVNMKFDEEPNYGKLVSLFQDLLGENPAIRPINTEGAQKIIFQVGQKRGRLSIGEEEEDAPRKKVRLGVPATQWISIYNARQPMKQRYHYNVADIRLAQHIERGIADGLLISCVSSCSNLWALIMDAGTGFTNQVYELSPVFLHKEWIMEQWEKNYYISSIAGANNGSSLVVMSKGTQYTQQSYKVSDSFPFKWINKKWREGFHVTSMATAGSRWGVVMSRNSGYSEQVVELDFLYPSEGIHRRWDGGFRITSTAATTDQAALILSIPRRRLVDETQETLRTSQFPSTHVKEKWGKNLYLASLSYGRTVS; from the exons GATTGCCATGGCAAGGATATCAG GGAGATAACAAGTCATTCCTTGTTTGCAAAAAGAAGATGGCAACATCACCGGATATGCTTTGTTGTTTCTGTCCCCCTCCTTTCAAGCAATTTCTTGAGATTGTGGTAAATATGAAATTTGACGAAGAACCCAACTATGGCAAGTTAGTATCTCTATTTCAAGACCTCTTGGGCGAAAATCCTGCAATTAGGCCTATAAACACAGAGGGTGCTCAAAAG ATCATATTCCAAGTTGGACAGAAGCGAGGTAGGTTGAGcattggggaagaagaagaagatgcccCAAGGAAAAAAGTCCGTCTAGGAGTCCCTGCAACACAATGGATATCGATTTACAATGCCAGGCAACCAATGAAGCAGAG GTATCATTATAATGTGGCTGATATAAGACTGGCACAGCATATTGAGAGAGGTATTGCAGATGGTTTGTTGATAAGCTGTGTATCATCATGTTCGAATCTCTGGGCATTGATAATGGATGCTGGAACTGGCTTCACTAACCAAGTCTATGAACTCTCTCCTGTATTCTTGCACAAG GAATGGATAATGGAACAATGGGAGAAGAACTACTACATTAGTTCTATTGCTGGTGCAAACAATGGAAGCTCATTAGTTGTCATGTCAAAAG GTACGCAGTATACACAGCAGTCTTACAAAGTAAGCGATTCATTCCCGTTCAAGTGGATAAACAAGAAATGGAGAGAAGGCTTCCATGTAACCTCAATGGCCACAGCCGGAAGCCGGTGGGGTGTTGTTATGTCCCGTAATTCTGGCTACAGTGAACAG GTTGTTGAATTGGATTTTCTGTATCCGAGTGAAGGCATCCATAGGCGTTGGGATGGTGGTTTCAGAATCACATCAACAGCAGCAACAACCGATCAAGCTGCTCTCATCCTAAGCATCCCACGCCGTAGATTGGTCGATGAGACACAAGAGACATTGCGTACCTCTCAATTCCCCAGCACACATGTTAAG GAAAAGTGGGGAAAGAATCTTTACCTCGCATCATTAAGCTATGGCCGAACTGTATCTTGA